The following proteins are encoded in a genomic region of Arcobacter cloacae:
- a CDS encoding cell division protein FtsX, with the protein MKSLKNILAFFIPLLSMLIAFSIYLLINNVVDDYKSKISRDYSIVIVSNVPIIKENISELAGIKVERIQALPNDKIVAEIKSSLSDNSIELLKQKLPNFYQIYLEIFPTSTELEEIKQTLLKNKNIKKVEVFYKNHNQTYLLLLLLNSVSFILFFIITLFAIIIIAKQIKLWFHEHSVKISILRLHGASILYSASSILNYALFSSFLSFIISAGFLFYVSNNIDVLFPLELQDIVDVEINLGMELMKIFLLSFSISIFTIFGVLLKYKINND; encoded by the coding sequence ATGAAGTCTCTTAAGAATATCTTAGCTTTTTTTATTCCATTGCTATCTATGTTGATTGCTTTTTCTATATACTTATTGATAAATAATGTAGTTGATGATTACAAATCTAAGATTTCAAGAGATTACTCTATTGTAATTGTTTCAAATGTTCCAATAATAAAAGAGAATATTTCTGAATTAGCTGGAATAAAAGTAGAAAGAATTCAAGCTTTACCAAATGATAAAATTGTTGCTGAAATTAAATCTAGTTTATCTGATAATTCAATTGAATTACTAAAACAAAAATTACCAAATTTTTATCAAATTTATTTGGAAATTTTTCCTACAAGTACTGAACTTGAAGAGATTAAACAAACATTATTAAAAAATAAGAATATTAAGAAGGTAGAAGTATTTTATAAAAATCATAATCAAACCTATTTATTATTACTTCTATTAAATAGTGTTTCTTTCATATTATTTTTTATTATTACATTATTTGCTATAATAATTATTGCAAAGCAGATTAAATTGTGGTTTCATGAACATAGTGTTAAAATATCAATTTTAAGACTACATGGTGCTTCTATTTTATATAGTGCTTCATCTATTTTAAATTATGCGCTATTTAGTTCATTTTTATCATTTATAATTTCTGCTGGTTTTTTATTTTATGTTTCAAATAATATCGATGTTCTATTTCCTTTAGAACTTCAAGATATTGTTGATGTGGAGATTAATTTAGGAATGGAGTTGATGAAGATTTTTTTACTCTCGTTTAGTATATCAATTTTCACAATTTTTGGTGTATTATTAAAGTATAAGATAAACAATGATTAA
- a CDS encoding ABC-F family ATP-binding cassette domain-containing protein: MIELVNISKSYPTNELYSGLDLRLNAGNKVGLVGRNGSGKSTLFKLILGEEQPDSGEIAIPKNYKIGALKQYFDFTEKTLLDETALALGEDDKYNIYKAEKILFGLGFTQDDLEKAPKEFSGGYQIRINLAKLLLTEPNMLLLDEPTNYLDILSIRWLKAFLKSFEGEVILITHDRDFMDSVCTHTMGIIRKSAFMVQGSTHKFYELLASNEEHYEKQKIAQEKKIKELEEFIAKNKARAATATLAQSKVKILEKMEVMEDLQYDANLNFNFNYKDTAAKFLLEVKDVSFGYTPENILFKNISFALSRGETLGIIGKNGKGKSTLLNVIAGELKALSGTIDYHTSTVFGHFGQTNISHLNKNNTIMDEIHSTNVKLPESTIRGIAGLMMFSGDNAKKKISLLSGGEKSRVMLGKIIAKDVNLLFLDEPTNHLDMDSIDALTNAIKAFEGSCIIVTHSEDLLRAVCDRLIVFTNDGADYFNGTYDEFLEKIGWDEDDTVEKKKVEKPKVNKKESKKLRAAIVAEKSKATAPIKKQMQEIEEEMERLEDALEDARVKLSRDIPKIEKEIENKFALLEELQTKLDVMNKEFEIRMNEV; this comes from the coding sequence ATGATAGAACTAGTAAACATATCAAAAAGTTATCCAACAAATGAGCTTTATAGCGGACTTGATTTAAGACTAAATGCTGGAAATAAAGTAGGATTAGTTGGAAGAAATGGAAGTGGAAAATCGACACTTTTTAAGTTGATTTTAGGAGAAGAACAACCAGATAGTGGAGAAATTGCAATTCCTAAAAATTATAAAATTGGTGCTTTAAAGCAATATTTTGATTTTACAGAGAAAACTCTTCTTGATGAAACAGCTTTAGCTTTGGGAGAAGATGATAAATATAATATTTATAAAGCTGAAAAGATTTTATTTGGTCTTGGATTTACTCAAGATGATTTAGAAAAAGCTCCAAAAGAGTTTTCAGGTGGTTATCAAATCAGAATAAACTTAGCAAAACTTCTTTTAACAGAACCAAATATGTTGTTACTTGATGAGCCTACAAACTACTTGGATATTTTATCTATTAGATGGTTAAAGGCCTTTTTAAAATCTTTTGAGGGTGAAGTTATACTCATCACTCATGATAGGGATTTTATGGATAGTGTTTGTACTCACACAATGGGGATTATTAGAAAAAGTGCATTTATGGTTCAAGGAAGTACACATAAATTTTATGAACTTTTAGCTTCAAATGAAGAGCATTATGAAAAACAAAAAATAGCTCAAGAAAAAAAAATCAAAGAATTAGAAGAGTTTATTGCAAAAAATAAGGCACGTGCTGCAACAGCAACCCTAGCTCAATCAAAAGTAAAAATCCTTGAAAAAATGGAAGTTATGGAAGATTTACAATATGATGCAAATCTAAATTTTAACTTCAATTATAAAGATACAGCAGCAAAATTTTTACTTGAAGTAAAAGATGTGAGTTTTGGATATACACCTGAAAATATTCTGTTTAAAAATATCTCTTTTGCTCTTAGTCGTGGTGAAACTCTTGGAATTATCGGGAAAAATGGTAAAGGAAAATCAACATTATTAAATGTAATAGCAGGAGAACTAAAAGCTTTAAGTGGAACTATTGATTATCATACAAGTACAGTTTTTGGGCATTTTGGGCAAACAAATATTTCTCACTTAAATAAAAATAACACGATTATGGATGAAATCCATTCTACAAATGTAAAACTTCCAGAGTCAACTATTAGAGGAATTGCTGGACTTATGATGTTTAGTGGTGATAATGCTAAAAAGAAAATTTCACTTCTATCAGGAGGAGAAAAAAGTAGGGTAATGCTTGGGAAAATTATAGCAAAAGATGTAAATCTACTTTTCCTAGATGAGCCTACAAACCACCTTGATATGGACTCTATTGATGCACTTACAAATGCTATTAAAGCATTTGAAGGTTCTTGTATTATTGTAACGCATAGTGAAGATTTATTAAGAGCGGTTTGTGATAGATTGATTGTATTTACAAATGATGGAGCTGATTATTTTAATGGAACTTATGATGAGTTTTTAGAAAAAATTGGTTGGGATGAAGATGATACAGTTGAGAAGAAAAAAGTTGAAAAACCAAAAGTAAATAAAAAAGAGAGCAAAAAATTAAGAGCTGCAATTGTTGCTGAAAAATCAAAAGCAACTGCACCAATTAAAAAACAGATGCAAGAGATAGAAGAAGAGATGGAAAGATTAGAAGATGCACTTGAAGATGCAAGAGTTAAACTTTCAAGAGATATTCCAAAAATTGAAAAAGAGATAGAAAATAAATTTGCTCTTTTAGAAGAACTTCAAACTAAGTTAGATGTTATGAATAAAGAGTTTGAAATAAGAATGAATGAGGTTTAA
- a CDS encoding murein hydrolase activator EnvC family protein codes for MIKIFFLLILANSLIFSSNIDKKIKQNKEILNSSSEKQESTNLKIKELADKIEAQNSNIMNLEKDIKQINDDIEQHQKLLEEQKNKLLELKSKSTELIKEKNSNEEEIVNTIIEEFSISMALKLASENSLQELIDSEIYTLLSEHSKEKVTKLNNNYDAVSSSTKVNQKEIEKISSYIEDRQKTKDKLTNLKQKHSSSLSSLESQHKSYQEELNKVVKQQESLKNLLAELNILKEEENKKAAAREEEKRRKLQELLAAKKNTPKEVVVEEPQEIQTADVRNQKFAKDLNLDVRKIGSSTDGVKIVSYKGAKTIAPLKSFKVVKNFGTYYDPVYKIKLFNESIVLKSNEPKSKVVSVLNGKVVYAKKNAGMLDNVVIIQHEGGLHTIYSHLDEISPTLVVGKWIKQGYVVGRVDNSLTFQVTKDSSHINPRELINL; via the coding sequence ATGATTAAAATATTTTTTCTACTAATTTTAGCAAATAGCTTAATATTCTCATCTAATATTGATAAAAAGATTAAACAAAATAAAGAAATCTTAAATTCAAGTAGTGAAAAGCAAGAGTCAACTAATTTAAAAATTAAAGAATTAGCTGATAAAATAGAAGCTCAAAATAGTAATATTATGAATCTTGAAAAAGATATTAAACAAATAAATGACGATATTGAACAGCATCAAAAATTACTCGAAGAACAAAAAAACAAACTTTTAGAACTAAAATCAAAATCTACTGAACTAATAAAAGAAAAAAACAGTAATGAAGAAGAGATTGTAAATACAATTATTGAAGAGTTTTCAATCTCTATGGCATTAAAATTAGCATCAGAAAATAGCCTACAAGAACTAATTGATAGTGAAATTTATACTCTTTTATCAGAACACTCTAAAGAGAAAGTTACAAAATTAAATAATAATTATGATGCTGTATCTTCATCAACAAAAGTTAATCAAAAAGAGATAGAAAAAATATCATCTTACATTGAAGATAGACAAAAAACAAAAGATAAATTAACAAACTTAAAACAAAAACACTCTTCTTCTTTATCGAGTTTAGAAAGTCAGCATAAATCTTACCAAGAAGAGTTAAATAAAGTTGTAAAACAACAAGAATCTTTAAAAAATCTTCTTGCTGAATTAAATATATTAAAAGAAGAAGAAAATAAAAAAGCAGCAGCAAGAGAAGAAGAGAAAAGAAGAAAATTACAAGAACTTCTTGCTGCAAAAAAGAATACTCCAAAAGAAGTTGTAGTAGAAGAACCGCAAGAGATTCAAACAGCTGATGTTAGAAATCAAAAATTTGCAAAAGATTTGAATTTAGATGTTAGAAAAATTGGTTCATCAACAGATGGTGTTAAAATAGTAAGTTATAAAGGAGCAAAAACAATAGCACCTTTAAAATCATTTAAAGTAGTTAAGAATTTTGGAACTTATTATGACCCTGTTTATAAAATAAAACTATTTAATGAATCTATTGTTTTAAAAAGTAATGAACCTAAATCAAAAGTTGTATCTGTTTTAAATGGTAAAGTTGTTTATGCTAAAAAAAATGCGGGGATGCTTGATAATGTAGTAATTATCCAACATGAAGGTGGACTTCACACAATTTACTCTCATTTAGATGAAATTTCTCCTACTTTAGTAGTTGGAAAATGGATAAAACAAGGTTATGTAGTTGGACGTGTGGATAATAGCTTAACATTCCAAGTTACAAAAGATTCTTCTCATATCAATCCAAGAGAATTGATAAACTTATAA
- a CDS encoding RluA family pseudouridine synthase: protein MDKNFIVNEENRLDKFLASKIDASRNQIEQLIKKEYVKVDGTTVSKTGLKLKENQIVDVHFPQAELNTKKDENFVKDSLEDKNVEIIYEDEHILVVNKPYNLTVHDAPSVKDATLVDWLKLNNISLSTLSGEERHGIVHRLDKGTSGVMVVAKTNEAHTGLSKQLEEKSMGRYYLAIIDMPLKENLFIEKPIGRNPNNRLKMSIEENGRNAKSAFSKIALSDNEKIELIACKLFTGRTHQIRIHLSSINRHILGDNLYGFKGELNKINRFYLHAYYLYLTHPITNKQMSFKANLPEDMNNFLNKNFQKENINDKINESNIIGSFTTSF, encoded by the coding sequence ATGGATAAAAATTTTATTGTAAATGAAGAAAATAGATTAGATAAATTTCTTGCATCAAAAATTGATGCTTCAAGGAATCAAATCGAGCAACTAATAAAAAAAGAGTATGTAAAAGTAGATGGTACAACTGTAAGTAAAACAGGACTTAAATTAAAAGAAAATCAAATCGTTGATGTTCATTTTCCACAAGCTGAATTAAATACAAAAAAAGATGAAAATTTTGTAAAAGATTCTTTAGAAGACAAAAATGTTGAAATTATTTATGAAGATGAGCATATCTTAGTTGTAAACAAACCTTATAATTTGACAGTTCACGATGCACCAAGTGTAAAAGATGCAACTTTAGTAGACTGGTTAAAATTAAATAATATATCTTTATCAACTTTAAGTGGAGAAGAAAGACACGGTATTGTTCACAGACTTGATAAAGGAACAAGTGGAGTTATGGTTGTAGCTAAAACAAATGAAGCTCACACTGGATTATCCAAACAACTTGAAGAAAAATCAATGGGAAGATACTATTTAGCTATTATTGATATGCCTTTAAAAGAGAATCTCTTTATTGAAAAACCTATTGGAAGAAATCCAAATAATAGATTAAAAATGTCTATTGAAGAAAATGGAAGAAATGCAAAATCTGCTTTTTCAAAAATTGCTTTAAGTGATAATGAAAAAATAGAATTAATCGCTTGTAAACTTTTTACTGGAAGAACTCATCAAATAAGAATCCACTTAAGTTCGATAAATAGGCATATACTTGGGGATAATTTATATGGTTTTAAGGGCGAATTAAATAAAATAAATAGATTTTATTTGCATGCTTATTATCTTTATTTAACTCATCCTATTACAAATAAGCAAATGAGTTTCAAAGCAAATTTACCAGAAGATATGAATAATTTCTTAAATAAAAACTTTCAAAAGGAGAATATCAATGATAAAATTAATGAAAGCAACATCATTGGCAGTTTTACTACTTCTTTCTAG
- a CDS encoding cell division ATP-binding protein FtsE, translated as MIEAKNIYLTYDDNKYIIKKGNFSIKSKEFIFIGGNSGSGKSTLLKSFYGDIPLKHGSLKIENQEVFGIKGKKLRLLRKDIGIIFQDYKLVNEFTIEENIMIPLKINGYTHEVSRDQANKLLAHVRLSHRAGYHPNELSGGEQQRVAVARALAHNPKIIIADEPTGNLDDYSAEVVWNLLKGANEQLGITVVVVTHRVPKNLGIKFRQLSIEDGIIYEVS; from the coding sequence ATGATAGAAGCTAAGAATATTTACCTTACATACGATGATAATAAATATATTATAAAAAAAGGAAATTTTTCTATAAAATCTAAAGAATTCATCTTTATTGGTGGAAACTCAGGAAGTGGAAAATCAACTCTATTAAAATCATTTTATGGAGATATTCCTTTAAAACATGGTAGTTTAAAAATAGAAAATCAAGAAGTTTTTGGAATTAAAGGGAAAAAGTTAAGACTTCTTAGAAAAGATATTGGAATTATTTTTCAAGATTATAAATTAGTAAATGAGTTTACAATTGAAGAAAATATAATGATACCACTTAAAATAAATGGTTATACCCATGAAGTTTCAAGAGACCAAGCAAATAAACTTTTAGCACACGTAAGATTAAGTCATAGAGCTGGCTATCATCCAAATGAACTAAGTGGAGGTGAGCAACAAAGAGTTGCAGTAGCAAGGGCACTTGCACATAATCCAAAAATTATTATAGCAGATGAACCAACGGGAAATCTTGATGATTATTCAGCTGAAGTTGTATGGAACTTATTAAAAGGTGCAAATGAACAATTAGGTATTACAGTTGTAGTTGTAACCCATAGAGTTCCTAAAAATTTAGGAATTAAATTCAGACAATTATCTATTGAGGATGGAATAATTTATGAAGTCTCTTAA
- a CDS encoding FtsW/RodA/SpoVE family cell cycle protein, with amino-acid sequence MRLFDKRIISHFDYLLIIFVLPLIFLSYHLISETNEQLAEKQIFYYTIAIFAFIIVFFLPIRRKIRIIPTLYWLGIILLIAVEFWGITKLGAKRWIYIPFLGTTIQPSELIKPVFILMLGYLIQQKPPPINGYNLKEFIYFSFYILLPFVLIAKEPDLGTAMVLLFVGYGILFLIGVNWKIWATIFLVIGISSPFIYTYLIKDYQKKRIVDFLSEKPSYHVQQSIIAIGSGGLTGKDSQEATQTQLKFLPIATSDFIFAYFVERYGFLGAIGLILLYTLLIFHLLSMNFYFKEDYIVRAFASGLALLIFFNMSINILMVIGFAPVVGLPLPLFSYGGSSFINFIVTFAILENLLAFRYMNLYSYERKL; translated from the coding sequence ATGCGTTTATTTGATAAAAGAATTATTTCCCATTTTGATTATTTGTTAATAATATTTGTTTTACCATTGATATTCTTATCATACCATTTAATTAGTGAAACAAACGAACAGTTAGCTGAAAAGCAAATATTTTATTATACTATTGCTATATTTGCTTTTATAATAGTGTTTTTTTTACCAATAAGAAGAAAAATAAGAATTATACCTACTTTATATTGGCTAGGAATTATTTTATTAATAGCTGTTGAATTTTGGGGTATTACAAAATTGGGTGCTAAAAGATGGATTTATATACCATTTTTAGGTACAACTATTCAACCATCTGAACTTATAAAACCCGTATTTATTTTGATGTTAGGTTATTTAATACAACAAAAACCACCTCCTATTAATGGTTATAACTTAAAAGAATTTATTTATTTTTCTTTTTATATATTATTACCATTTGTATTGATTGCAAAAGAGCCTGATTTAGGTACAGCAATGGTATTACTATTTGTTGGATATGGAATTTTATTTTTAATAGGTGTAAATTGGAAAATTTGGGCTACAATATTTCTAGTTATAGGTATATCCTCACCTTTTATTTATACTTATTTGATAAAAGATTATCAGAAAAAAAGAATAGTTGATTTTTTATCTGAAAAACCTAGTTATCATGTACAACAATCAATTATTGCTATTGGTTCAGGTGGATTAACAGGTAAAGATTCCCAAGAGGCAACCCAAACTCAATTGAAATTTTTACCAATTGCAACTAGTGATTTTATTTTTGCTTATTTTGTTGAAAGATATGGTTTTTTAGGGGCTATTGGTTTAATTTTATTATATACTTTATTGATTTTTCATCTTTTAAGCATGAATTTTTATTTTAAAGAAGATTATATAGTCAGGGCTTTTGCTTCAGGACTTGCATTATTAATATTTTTTAATATGAGTATTAATATTTTGATGGTTATAGGTTTTGCTCCTGTTGTTGGACTTCCTTTGCCTTTATTCTCCTATGGTGGAAGTTCTTTTATAAATTTTATAGTGACTTTTGCAATTTTAGAAAATTTATTAGCTTTTAGATATATGAATTTATATAGCTATGAAAGAAAACTCTGA
- a CDS encoding DUF234 domain-containing protein, with product MEKAVQYFIVFGGYDIKIDMTKPLLELIEQHILNNYLQLRNEIHNLTGGYKVDHAVLTGIAQGDRRTNSSFKRAFVSFEEGSKSVEKLVERGIIEVESSQHHLANKRGDDKVAKKLLFTTPFLRFWFAFVSPIYKGIKEKNYEEFYTLFENKQAEFGNFVFEELSMEFIRDLLDEDPIKQFGKYWDEKREIDLVAKTTSGKIIAGSCKYINSKIKKNELNKLMDDCKNAGLNVDIFVIFSKNGFSSELKSLKNENLRLFTPKSFKLLLA from the coding sequence ATGGAAAAAGCTGTTCAATACTTTATTGTATTTGGTGGATATGATATAAAAATAGACATGACAAAGCCACTACTTGAACTAATAGAACAACATATTTTAAATAACTATTTACAATTAAGAAATGAAATTCATAATTTAACAGGTGGTTATAAAGTTGACCATGCAGTTTTAACAGGAATTGCTCAAGGTGATAGAAGAACTAATTCATCTTTTAAAAGAGCTTTTGTTAGTTTTGAAGAGGGTTCTAAAAGTGTTGAAAAGTTAGTTGAAAGAGGAATAATTGAAGTTGAATCATCACAACATCATTTAGCAAATAAAAGAGGTGATGATAAGGTTGCAAAAAAACTTCTTTTTACAACTCCATTTTTGAGATTTTGGTTTGCTTTTGTTTCTCCCATTTATAAAGGAATAAAAGAGAAAAACTATGAAGAATTTTACACTCTTTTTGAAAATAAACAAGCTGAATTTGGAAACTTCGTTTTTGAAGAATTATCTATGGAATTTATTAGAGATTTATTAGATGAAGATCCTATAAAACAGTTTGGAAAATATTGGGACGAAAAAAGAGAAATAGACTTAGTTGCAAAAACAACAAGCGGAAAAATTATTGCAGGAAGCTGTAAATATATAAACTCTAAAATTAAGAAAAATGAATTAAACAAACTAATGGATGATTGTAAAAACGCTGGCTTAAATGTAGATATTTTTGTAATTTTTAGTAAAAATGGATTTTCAAGTGAGTTAAAATCACTTAAAAATGAGAACTTAAGACTATTTACTCCGAAGAGCTTTAAGCTATTATTAGCTTAA
- a CDS encoding energy transducer TonB, producing the protein MKIVILAFIISLSLHLFLFKKYENKELLKNSQKEEIENKKTDVKFVKLKENKPVIEKIETEKVIEKPIEKIVEKKEPVKKPVQKETKTPVKKVENKPKVDIEKAKKLQENILQEQIVDKENSIQSKTLENFLSQKEPVNQEILNELEKLYGEEYKTFTKVQKAYLEKNLNNFQVITQRVLDRLGYPKLAAKLKIGGINIVEFMFHPDGSITGLKIINSSGYAVLDDYSIELIEIAYKDYPRPTTTTKLRFKVFYRLY; encoded by the coding sequence ATGAAAATAGTAATACTTGCTTTTATAATTTCCTTATCATTACATCTGTTTTTATTCAAAAAATATGAGAATAAAGAGTTATTAAAAAACTCTCAAAAAGAAGAGATTGAAAATAAAAAAACTGATGTAAAATTTGTAAAACTTAAAGAGAATAAACCAGTTATTGAAAAAATTGAAACTGAAAAAGTTATAGAAAAACCTATTGAAAAAATAGTTGAAAAAAAAGAACCTGTAAAAAAACCTGTTCAAAAAGAGACTAAAACTCCAGTAAAAAAAGTTGAAAATAAACCAAAAGTTGATATAGAAAAAGCTAAAAAACTACAAGAAAATATTTTGCAAGAACAGATTGTAGATAAAGAAAATTCAATTCAAAGTAAAACTTTAGAGAACTTTTTATCTCAAAAAGAGCCTGTAAATCAAGAAATATTAAATGAATTAGAAAAACTTTACGGTGAAGAGTATAAAACTTTTACAAAAGTTCAAAAAGCTTATTTGGAAAAAAATCTAAATAATTTTCAAGTTATAACTCAAAGAGTTTTAGACAGACTTGGTTATCCAAAACTTGCAGCTAAACTTAAAATTGGAGGTATTAATATTGTTGAATTTATGTTTCATCCAGATGGAAGTATCACAGGACTTAAAATAATTAATTCATCAGGATATGCTGTTTTAGATGATTATTCTATAGAATTAATAGAAATCGCCTACAAAGATTATCCAAGACCAACGACCACAACAAAACTTCGATTTAAAGTATTTTATAGATTATATTAG
- the trmB gene encoding tRNA (guanosine(46)-N7)-methyltransferase TrmB, with protein sequence MPHILFEKNDLIKVPSIKNDIEFDFIAKSYNFTQKERKTEYRIAVKNQNKDFMLSLKPKDENFMIKADKVTRISPVALIKSALNAYVELNNAKVLFSNTNNLVVKEDTVHEYLKDINYFVNDFKTTKEIQIEIGFGSGRHLLHQAKTNPNIQFIGLEIHYPSIEQLLKQLELQNITNVLVVNYDARLFMEFIESNKVGKIFVHFPVPWDKKPHRRIYSNEFVNEALRVLKIGGTLELRTDSRKYFDFCTEVLTNLPKGKITIDINKDLAVSSKYEDRWKKQGKNIYDVILEAWNEDEKIDLNIDFSFDFKIDFSKILISIPTKSIIEKNYFVHVEELYVIENMENSGLIKVTMGNFDRPVTKYLLVKDGFISYYQGNPLPTSSNINAHKKLKEILNK encoded by the coding sequence ATGCCACATATATTATTTGAAAAAAACGATTTAATTAAAGTTCCCTCTATAAAAAATGATATAGAATTTGATTTTATTGCAAAATCATATAATTTTACTCAAAAAGAGAGAAAAACTGAATATAGAATTGCTGTGAAAAACCAAAATAAAGATTTTATGTTATCTTTAAAACCAAAAGATGAAAACTTTATGATTAAAGCTGATAAGGTTACAAGAATTTCTCCTGTAGCTCTTATAAAGAGTGCTTTAAATGCTTATGTTGAACTAAATAATGCAAAAGTTTTATTTTCTAATACAAATAATCTTGTTGTAAAAGAAGATACAGTTCACGAATATCTAAAAGATATAAACTACTTTGTTAATGATTTCAAAACTACTAAAGAGATTCAAATAGAGATAGGTTTTGGAAGTGGAAGACATCTTTTACATCAAGCAAAAACCAATCCAAATATTCAATTTATTGGTCTTGAAATTCACTATCCTTCGATTGAACAGTTACTAAAACAACTTGAACTTCAAAATATTACAAATGTTTTAGTTGTAAATTATGATGCAAGATTATTTATGGAGTTTATTGAATCAAATAAAGTAGGAAAAATATTTGTACATTTTCCTGTTCCTTGGGACAAAAAACCGCATAGAAGAATCTACTCAAATGAGTTTGTAAATGAAGCTTTAAGGGTTTTAAAAATTGGTGGAACTTTAGAGCTTAGAACAGATAGTAGAAAATATTTTGATTTTTGTACAGAAGTTTTAACAAATCTTCCAAAAGGAAAAATTACAATTGATATTAACAAAGATTTAGCAGTATCAAGTAAATATGAAGATAGATGGAAAAAACAAGGGAAAAATATCTATGATGTAATTTTAGAAGCTTGGAATGAAGATGAAAAAATAGATCTAAATATTGATTTTTCTTTTGATTTTAAAATTGATTTTAGTAAAATCTTAATATCAATTCCTACAAAATCAATTATTGAAAAAAACTATTTTGTTCATGTTGAAGAGTTATATGTTATAGAAAATATGGAAAATTCAGGATTAATAAAAGTAACTATGGGTAATTTTGATAGACCAGTAACTAAATATCTTTTAGTTAAAGATGGATTTATCTCTTATTATCAAGGGAATCCTCTTCCAACAAGTTCAAATATAAATGCACATAAAAAATTAAAAGAGATTTTAAATAAATGA
- a CDS encoding YaiI/YqxD family protein, producing MKLFIDGDAFPNLLKPIVLRAIEKQEIETIVIANKKINIGTSNYIKYIIVDTKQDEADSKIVEMLQENDLVITADIPLADRTIQKNAHAIDHRGATYTQDNIKQYLAIRNLMQEIRDSGEITKGPAPFSQKDAQQFANSFNAFLQKHNKK from the coding sequence ATGAAATTATTTATTGATGGTGATGCTTTTCCAAATTTGCTAAAGCCAATTGTTTTAAGAGCAATTGAAAAACAAGAAATTGAAACAATAGTTATTGCAAATAAAAAGATAAATATAGGCACTTCTAATTATATAAAATATATAATTGTTGATACAAAACAAGATGAAGCAGATAGTAAAATAGTTGAAATGTTACAAGAAAATGACCTTGTAATAACAGCGGATATTCCACTTGCAGATAGAACTATACAGAAAAATGCCCATGCCATTGACCATAGAGGGGCAACTTATACGCAAGATAATATAAAACAATATCTTGCAATTAGAAATCTTATGCAAGAAATAAGAGATAGTGGCGAAATAACTAAAGGACCCGCTCCTTTTAGTCAAAAAGATGCCCAACAATTTGCAAATTCATTTAATGCTTTTTTGCAAAAACATAACAAAAAATAA